One Chloroflexota bacterium DNA window includes the following coding sequences:
- a CDS encoding Flp family type IVb pilin: MLFNPREKGQGLVEYALILVLVAVVVIAILTLLGPVVGNVFSSIKNAF, from the coding sequence ATGTTGTTCAACCCGCGTGAAAAAGGACAGGGCTTGGTCGAGTATGCGCTTATCCTGGTGCTGGTGGCGGTCGTGGTAATCGCGATCTTGACGCTGCTGGGACCGGTGGTCGGCAATGTGTTCAGTTCGATCAAGAA